The genomic segment GCAACTTTTTGAAGAAATGGGGTGAAGTAGTTGAAACACATCAAAGAGCGGAAAACAGCAAGGATCTGAAAAAAGAGCATCTTTCATCTTACTCcctaattatttttctcttttagtcAGAAGCAGACGAGGTCCCTTGTCCTCTTTTAATTTTACAAAGGGACTCTTACGCCATTGTTTTACGTTAGCTACATCCCTGTCAGGAAATGGTACATTACAAATCATGTACTGTGATCTGCTTTTAAAAAGTTGTCTCTGGCTTGTATGGATTTATCTGATTGTTGTCTActtttgaagccatttttaaATATCTTCACAGGTTTCTCTAAAAAAGTCAATATGGACCCCAAGGGTCAATGGGACTATCCTTGGTTCGTTGCATGTAATAACAATAAATGCATTATCAGATATTTATGGCTGTGTGtttgttattttgaggggacagcgtgtttacactgttatacaagctgtatactcactactttacactgtagccaagtgtcatttcttcagtgttgtcacatgaaaagatacacttaaatatttacaaactgTGAGGAGGTGTACTGACTCCTGTTCTATACTGTATGTATCTGAAATTATATTATATGAAATTATACTATATGaaattatatgaaattatattatatgaaattatattatatgaaattatattatatgaaattatactatatgaaattatatgaaattatattatatgaaattatattaTATGAAATTATACTATATGAAATTATACTATATGaaattatatgaaattatattaTATGAAATTATACTATATGAAATTATACTATATGAAATTATACTATATGaaattatatgaaattatattatatgaaattatattatatgaaattatactatatgaaattatatgaaattatattaTATGAAGCTATATTAAACTATATTAAACTATATGAAATTATATTATgtgatattatatatattatattatatgatattatatattatatgatattgtatgatatgatattattatatgatattatattatatgatataatattattatgatatgatatgatgatACAATACGATatgatacgatacgatacgatacgatacgatactatactatactatactatactatactatactatactatactatactattatattatattatattatattatattatattatattatattatattatattatattatattatattatattatccgtggaagtcttattttggggaaatgagagagagagagagaatatccaTCATTGTGGaataatcagccagatgtttagactggatttggcatttttactcATTTATTTATAGTGCTTTAAAAGCCGtgggtggtgcagtggctagaatacagcattgcaggctaattctactgagtgccagcagttcgattctaaacggctcaaggttgactcagcctttcatccttccgaggagggtaaaatgaagattgttgggggcaatatactgactctgcaaactgtaTAATATgacataaatatgaactggttgctaagcatccgaattttgatcatatgaccatggggatgctgtaaaggtcgcaactatgaaaaatggacataagttacatttttccagtgctgttgtaactttgaaaggtcactaaatgaactgttgtaagtcctcTCAGCttaatttttcggagtataagacgcaccaagattttgaagaggcaaataaaaaaaaagttttttgcactctgcagatcttccaaaaatgacctgtttttcacgaaaatgggcctgttcccccccccaaaaggcatgaatagcctatAGGAGTCTTGTAGAGTGTAGGGTGGGGGGGGCaagattgagcaaaaaatggcacatttttcgctcatttctgccctccccagccaccaggagcactccggaagcctcctaaaggctatgcatggccattttagtgaaggggtggggttttgggaggcaaaaaatgctgtatgttGCGATTTCTCCGTGGGttgcccatgaggccaatgatgaaggaagacacggACACAAGTCTTCTCGGGATGAGACGACCCAGAGCAATGTCtgaggcctcttttattgagtATACACAAAGAAAGGTGGAGTTGCAAGGTCTATAtagaccaatcatggttgtacaagtctatggtatatggtaaatCATCCACTGACATACAGACCTCTGACCCTACATAATACTCAAAATCAGCAAGTAAATCTTTTACTAGCACACAAACCTCTGACCCTACATAATGCTCAAAGTCAGCAAGTTGTGTTACTGACCTTATGGTACAGTAAATCTTTTACTGCTGTTGTGGTTCCGCATGCCTATGCATGCCTGCACTTATGCTACAACAgtatgtataagacacaccctgattttcagccttttttttgaggggaaaagatgcgtcttatactccaaaaaatacggtacctcaCAAGACTGCTGATATGAGgataaaaatgaatggaaattcTCATTTAAGCCACTTTAAATTCCTGCAGAAAAAGTGGAATAAACCTGGCAAACTAATAATAAGAAATAAGTCTTGTATTAGAATCATGGCTGTTATTTTGACAAGCTATTTATTGTTGCAGAAAAAAACTCATATATAGTAGCATCTCTAGACCTGGCAGCATAAAAATCCCATTTTTCATTATCTATTGCCCCATCTGAGGCTATTCTTCATGCAACAGGACAAGCAACAACTCTTCCCTCTAGTATATCTCCCTGTACAAATATTCAGGGTTATTCCTATCCGTATATACAGAATTTCCATTTAACTGACTATGGCTGGATGACTGTGGCAGAGTATAAAATTGGCCTCTGTTTTAAGTGTCATGTAgacagcaatagcactagcactgagacttatatatcGTCCCACAGTgttttatagctctctctaagcggtttaaagagtcagcatattttccccaacaatctgggtcctcattttacccacctcggaaggatggaaggctgagtcaaccttgagcctggttagattcgaactgctgaactgcagtcagccggcaatcggcagaagtggcctgcagtacttcattttaaccactgtgccaccgctaATTAAGATTCTGGAGAGTAGGCATTTCTGCCTATTGGTGAGAACTGTCTAAAAAGCGAATTGGAGGAAGGCAATGGAGGAAGTTGCTGGACACTGTGGATGTCGTATATAAACCCAGACATGGTTGGAGGAGGAGCTGAGCACAGGATGAGATCTGCGGCATGGAATAGCAGGTGGAAGAAACAGCTGGTTTGGAAAGAGCAGCCCAGACTCCAGAAGGGATAGCTTGACAAAGGTGAAGGACTTCTCAAAGGTTTGAGAAAGAGtgatttcccccctcttcttccttgctAGACTGAAAGCAAGTCAAAAGAAGTGGAAGTTCTGAAACTGCCTGATGGAGTTCTGTGAATCAAGGAAGTTCTGATCAAAGTTCTCATAAGGAAAACCTGCCTGAATCAAAGGAGGAGGGATTGACGTGGTTAAGAAACCATGACATGCTTCATTGAGAAATATATGTAGATAGCAAGTGGGTGGTTGGTTAAGCTAAagcgaggttcgaggttcattttatttatatgccgccctattcccagcgggactcaaggtggcgcacaaacccaaggaggggaagggaaacacaaaaactacaacaaaaagtacaagggaatttaaaacaaccaacagccacacgattcaagaggggaagggaactcatcgaccccaggcctgccgacacagccaggttttaacggcttttcggaaggcctggagggtccgaatctctgcggggagctcgttccaaagggccggagccgccacagagaaggccctcccctgggtagtggccagatggcattggctagtagacggaacccggaggaggcctaatctgtgtgatctaatgggtctttgggaggtaattggcagcaggcggtctctcaagtacccaggtccaataccatgaagggctttataagtgacgtctaacaccttgaagcgtatccggagaccaatcggtaaccagtgcagctcgcggaggataggtgtaacatgggtgtaccgagccACTCTTAAGCCACtcttaagagaaataaaaatgtttacttCAGAAACATTGTCTCTACTTCAAGAATATTGTTTGTGTGGGTACATGTATACGCCCCTGGAAAGTTCCCATCCCTTTTCTTAACTTTGACACGATTATTAATCATTGCTAGATTGATCTCCATGAAGTTGTCTGATTCTCTTTTGAAACCTTCACTGTTTGATGACAGCATTTGCATGTGTATTCTGTGTGAAGGTAGACTTACTTTATCTGTCAGGAATGTGCCAGTCAGTTTCACTGGATGATGTCAGGTTTTAACATTTTGAGTGGGCTAACTCTTGATTCATACTCTAAATACTTATCAACATTTTTCTGCACAATCGTTTTCAAAGTATGAACAAAACTAATAGCTTATTTGTAGCCACCCATCCCTGTAGGTCTCTATGTCTTTTTGTATTACTTTAGATGTTTAGTGAtctatacttatttatttttctaacgCCTTActatcttcaaaataaaaatatggtcTGGCTGTTTGTTGATGTCCAACTACTAAAAAACAGTTGATAAAAACATATCtaaatatatagatatgtatatatttagtatATCTAAATATAATAAGACATCAAGAGTTGTTCAAGTGAGCCTTATTTAATCCCagactgctaattatttttaacaCAGTAGTTGGCTCCTTGGTTGCTACTTAAAATAGACATTTGAAAATGCGGAGACCTAAATTAATCATTGTTACATGCAGTGCAACTTGcagttctcctgtgcgctgcttggagagtccaagcatggatcAAATTCAGTCTATTCGCCCAAGAACTGAGTTGAAATTCTTAGCCACGCCTCCTCTCCTCATTGAGGCCCCAGTTCAAAAATCCAGTCCAGCCCAGTTCGGACATGTTTTGGGGACCTCCTACTTATCAACAAAATGTTGATAAGTATTTAGAGTATGAATCAAGAGTTGTGCGAATAGACAGGGACTCTCCTTAGTTAGCACaggatttttcttatttttgtctttCATAGTGCTAGGAAAACTTTCGAGCCGTTATAGAGTCATATAGCTTGGATGAAGAagaaattttgatttttaatagcGGAAAGTGTACGAACTCAGTGCGACTCCTAATGGAAGATATTCCATTCGATACACGTTCATTCAGCTGTTACTCTGTCTTGAATGTTTGCATTAAGACAAGAAAGTTGTCTGAAACCAAGTTTTAaactaattaaaatttcagacCAAAAAGGTTGGTTGACTTACCAGTAACCAGTTGGCAACCAGTAATTGTCACggcggcctccctcagtaaccaagaaagaaaccactcaactccattttgcagaattaagagtacttttactggttatgagtagatagcagctaggcaaagcaagatctgaggcaaaagcgcgcgtaatcatagatatcaatatgtgacccaacccccctccccttggtaaccccatcccatagtccaatccgtacacccttcaggtgtcatgtgggagacatcttcaaaaagcatcatcaggttggtatgccggacagttggccttggcggcaaatcctctatcaGCAACATGCGcagtagaagagccgaggtggcgcagtggttagggtgcagtactgcaggccacttcagctgactgttatctgcagttcagcggttctaatctcaccggctcaaggttgactcagccttccatccttccgaggtgggtaaaatgaggacctggattgttgggggcgatatgctgactctgtaaactgcttagagagggctgaaagccctatgaagcggtatataagtctaactgctattgctattgctagatggtgagaacaactccctttttacagtcactcctgcactgaatactccccacccaaataccaaagaaagcagcaaaacagaggctgacagtaatTTTATTTCACTGCTTTCCAAACAAATACTTGGGTACTTTAGTATTATTGCCTGGTTTGGTACTTGCCATAGGTAGGCCAAGAATTTTATGTTATCTACTTAAGTTTACTCAGAGACCAGACTCCCGGAATTCAGAGGGCCTACAGGTAAGTTCTTGACTTGCAACCGTAATGGAGCTTGCCTATGATGGTTGTAATTCACAACAGTCGTGAAGCAGATCAATCACGTGActgacctgattttacaatctttttttatggtggtggtggtggttaagtgaatgccACAGTCGCAAAGTGGCATGAAGTGAATGctggggttgttaagtgaatccatggtTTGCTATGAATcagttttgccaaaaattggaattaaaggtgctggttatcacctttaaagccctacatggcttaggacccggatatctacgagaccgcctcctgccacatacctcccaatggccgataagatctcacaggatgggctttctccgggtgctgtcgactagacaatgtcgtctggcggctcctcgggggagggccttctctgtagctgccccggccctatggaacgatctacccccagagatccggaccctccccactctctcggccttccgtaagtctactaagacctagctcttccggcaggcctggggctgttgacctcatgaacgaggtccagccccactaaggttgagtgtatgatgtgtcttttaaatttgttttctctctattttaaattttttttctttttagaattattttatgtaagccgcctggagtccttcgggattgggcggcatataaatttattaaactttgaactttgaactttaAATGTTGGGTTACGACAAAAAGCCATAAAATGGAATCATGTGGCTGTGGGACATTGCAAACAGCCGTAAATGTGCCTGGTTGCCAATCaatacagtcacatgaccatggggaatggtCTGACCATCAAAACTTCAAAATAGTTGCAAAgcaattggttgtaagtcaaggactaccttttaaCTATATGCATTTAACTATATGCATTAATTTTTATGTAACATAACCCCCGAATCCCCAAATCTGAAATGAAATAACATAGCCCTTGCACAAAAGAATCTGTAGTTGCATAAAGTATTGATTACTATTTGAGCTTTCCTAACAGCAGACAATTAACAAACTGTTGAGAATATTTGATTTGATCCTCAATTGATTAACTGCTTTTGAATTCTTTTCAGAAACAAACGGAATCTCCTTCAGGATCCAGACCAGCGTGAAAGGACCTTCGGGTGCAGACGTATTGTTAAAGTTGTTGTTTCATCTACCACTCAGTTACCCATCAAGCTTGCCAAACATCTCTCTTAATTCTGAACAACTTACCAGGACACAGTGCCTGGCTGTGAGAGCAAGATTGCTTGAAGAAGCAGCAAGTCATTTGTCTCAGCCCATGGTACATGACTTGGTCCTCTGGATAGAGCAGAATTTTCAATCTGTTATTAAAGAAGCTGAAATTCCATCCTGCAGTGGGCAAAATACTCCGTCAGTGAAAACACCCGAGGATGAAGACATCTGGACTGTCCTTTTACATTTAGACCATATGAGAGCCAAAGGGAAATATATCAAAATGGTTGAAAAATGGTGCAGAGATCTTGACTTGGCGGGAAGACTGATGTTTATGGGCAAGATGATTCTCATACTACTTCAAGGAGACAAGCGGAACATTAAGGTGCAGGCTTCGTTCTTTGTGgctggttatgtggctggcaaaCCATTGAATGAGAATGAATATTTGAGAATTTTGCTCGGTAGCGTTAACCATCAGAGATACCCTGGTTGGTTGCTGATTTCCACACAAAACTCAACCGGTTCACGGGACAAATGCGCGTCCaacaaatgcgcaccgacaaaaccgctgcGGCAAAACGGCGACATTGAAAGCGCGCCTAAAGCGCGTCGACAAATGcatgccaacaaaagcgcgccatcgcAAACAACGCAAAACCAACggtaacaacgttaacaaccctaacccttaccctaaccctaaccctaaccctaacctaaaaaccctaatcgcgcttttgtgggcacggttttgtcggcgcgctttagtgggcatGCTTTCAATGTCGCCGTTTTGTcgcggcggttttgtcggcgcgcatttgtcaggtcacgaactCAACCTTCCTCTGGttgttttctccctctctcctctgggtctcccccccaaaaaaagttataTCCACAGCAATGTTTAATATTGGGTTTGCAAGGCTAGCCACAGTTTGCACCGAGAAAGGGTCAGCCATCACAACTTCACTGTCCCTTCCGCTCCGGTGAAGAACTCCAATATGAGCAGTCACAGCAGATTAGACAGAATTTTCTCCTCTTGCTTAAATTAGCCTCACATGAGGGTGAGCAGATACATGATAGGAGAAATTTGGGTTTACCTCTGCGACTGCCCATTCTATGGGGAATCTAggagaagtggtattcagcaggttctgaccagttctggagaaccggtagcggaaattttgagtaattcggagaaccggtaaataccgccccgcccctatctattatctgcctcccgagtcccagctgattgggagggaatggagattttacagtattcttcccctgcgatgcccaccaagccatgcccaccacgccTGCCAAGCCACagtcacagaaccggtagtaaaaaaatttgaatcccacccccggagtctagactagtgtttctcaacttggcaacttgaagatgcatggacttcaacgcccagaattcctcaggcggcatgagagttgaagtccacacatcttcaagttgctaaactCAAGAAACTGATTTAGATGGTCTAGATATATGAAAGACCgcccatcttcaagctgccaagattgggaaAAATTGGGTCAAGACCAGCGGTgcgattcagccagttcgcacctattcaggagaaacggttcttaactttctaagaggttcagagaaccggttgttggaagaaatctcattttgtttttttccccactttacaggattaatcctgtaaggaaggcaggaaggaaacattctggtgttgtttccagcttaatctttattgccctgcttacaagaaactgcctctccggttaacccttattacattgtaacagctaaggcgaagcgcccatcgacttgagtaatgttgagttggccacgcccatgcggtcacatgaccactaagccccgcctacccacctggtcattaggacagagaaccagttgttaaattatttgaatctcaccactggtcaaGACAATAGCTATTTGAGATACAAGTGGTAAATGGGCTTTTTTTCCAGTTAATACGGTAGCCTCACCACCCAGGTGCCCTTCACACTTTCTAGCAGTAAACTAAATACTAATGCATTAATTAATCATGAAAAAGTTGCTGCCCTTTTATGACAAACCATTTGTGGTTGCTTCACTCGAACTAATGGATGCTGTTGCTGTAACCAAGAATGGATGATTCTACATAGGCCAACCCCGTATCTTCCATTGTGATGTATGGAATTATGGATGAATCATGACAAATTTAGTATTCTGTCATGCCTTCATGGCCAATGAAATGTAACTGGTAGAAATTTGTGTTCAGAAATGGATTATATTATTTAGATCTGGATAATAATTACAGTCCTATGAGTCGGTTGGGattttatatggaaatatatatgCAAACTGACAGATGGGAAAATTGAACAACTCCTAAATGCGAATTATTCCTAAAACGTCAAAGtggaactttcttgttttttagttTAATGTCATTTTGTGAGCAATTTGCCTTTGCAAAAGCCTTCGGTTTGCCGCAGTTTCGGTTTCACTATTTTGTTCTCCAGTCAACTCTGTAGTATATTTAGTCCTCATGGCAAATCTTAATGAGAATGGATGCcatagttcttttttttctttatgctttctcaggagggTATACGTTTGCACCGCTCAAGTCTTATTAATCTGATCACTACATAATCatgaatagaatatcagagttggaagggaccttggaggtcttctagcccaacccccctgctcaagcaggaggccttataccatttcagaaaagtgacgGAGCTTCATTTACTTAAAATGAAGTATGGCTATTTTAAACCTCCTGGACCTCCCTCCTAAGTAAACACGAAGAAGTCTGTATTGGTTATGTGGTCTTTTTCTGTCATTTTAGCAGATTTTCAAGAGAATTCCAGATTACTATATTGTAGGCTGGAAagtcaaataaaaaacaaaaacaaaacaccaagtCAGTGGTAAACCTGGTCCAGATTATTGTAtttccaagaaaattgcatggaagTAGCTGAACTTGGCTTCAAAGAGAGCAGATTATATTTTTCATCTTTGGTTGCCACAATTTTAATGCATGGGTGTATCGATTTAGTCACCAAGAGCTGAACTTGACTTCAAATaaacccttctttccttccttccttccttccttccttccttccttccttccttccttccttccttcctccctccctccctccctccctccctccctcccttttcatatatgtatgtatgtatgtatgtatgtatgtatgtatgtatgtatgtatgtatgtatgtatgttgtatttgtgctgataaataaagggagactagtatagatctatttcaagctatttagctctcatcagctagccatacccttactgggattcgaacctgggctgtattacatattaggcagatgtgttaaccactatttttttttaaccactaagccacatattaggcagatgtgttaaccactaagccacaaggttctcctcctttatcagtctCAGTTTACTGGGGAAACACAAGTAGTCCTTGGTTTATGACTGTGATTTTATGCCATTTTTTGTGGCAGTTGCTAAGTCAATCCccatagtcgttaagtgaatacACACACTCATTAAGCAAATTGCCTGGTTGATAAGCAAACCCATTATTCGCTATGGGGCATTTTAAACCAAAAAATGGAAGTAAGCCTTGGTTTTCAACAAAAATATGTGagtgcaggatgctgcaaatgactGTTAAATATAGGCTGGTTGTTGAGCAGACAAAATGCAGCTGTGGGACTGTGGAAGAGGGCCCAGTTGTTGAAAGTTCAGTACTGGGTGGTAAATATCTTTTGGGGAGGGTCCAACGGACCTTCAAATGAACATTAAGCACTGATTGTAAGTCGAGCACTACATAGAACCATGCTTGATTTTTAATTTCTATACATTTATAGCGgtgaaaatttattttatttgtagggGTTCTTTTTTGCTATTATTGTGACCTATTTCTGTTTTGAGGCTGCAAAACCAACACTAAATAAACGGTCTCCCATCCTAAAAAAAACTTTGGCAAGATttgaacttgtgtgtgtgtgagatctAAATTTGGAAGGACTTCGTTGTTTGATAATAAACAAACACCATCCTGCACTCTTCACCATTTCAGAATTGAAGATAGCAGCTCTGAGCTGAAGGACTTGCCGTAAGAGCTTTGTCGCCTTTTTGCTATTCTTGCTTGTGAAAATGATGAAATTACGTAGCCAAATCATGCAACATGGTTTGCACTGAGTATTAAATAAAAGGGCCTTGCGTTGTTAGagctgaagtggcgcagtggttagggtgtagtactgcaggccacttcagctgactgttatctgcagttcagcggttcaaatctcaccggctcaaggttgactcagccttccatccttccgaggtgggtgatatgaggacccagactgtgggggcgatatgctgactctgtaaaccgcttagagagggctgaaagccctatgaagcggtatataagtctaactgctattgctattgctaaggttgactcagccttccatccttccgaggtgggtgaaatgaggacccagactgtgggggtgatatgctgactctgtaaaccgcttagagagggctgaaagccctatgaagcggtatataagtctaactgctattgctattgctaaggttgactcagccttccatccttccgaggtgggtgaaatgaggacccagactgtgggggtgatatgctgactctgtaaaccgcttagagagggctgaaagccctatgaagcggtatataagtctaactgctattgctatgagtggGAATGGCAAAAGAACCCTCATCTTTCCTCCAGGCCCTAGAGGTAATCTTTAAcaaaacacaaggaaaaaaacccagtgtGTTTAATAGTCAAGTAGATTTAATTCACGTAAGAAGAAAACAAACACTtgaagtaggaaaaaaaaaccctaagctGACATCACTACTACACCCACTTGAGTGTCCTAAGGGAAATGTGTATTGGGgggaaaattgtgtgtgtgtgtgtgtgtgtgtgtgtgtgtgtgtgtgtatttacacaAGTTGCCTATCCTTGCTCTGGGAGATGGTATAAGAAAATACATCTGTGGCTGAGTGAAGAGGCATTTTAAATATTCACTGCAGCAGACCCTGGGGAGTGTAACTCAGAAATTAGTTGTATAAATCTGTTTACTTTTCATGTGAGTTAACGTCTGAACTTGGATAAATTGGAAGGGAACTGCATCAGGTGTAATTCTGCTTTTTGTAAGAGTGATGAAGATCCTCAGGGAAGCTGTTTTGGAAAGCTTGGTGCAGTTTTTCATAAACTTGTAAAACTCATGGGTGTGCCTTTTGCCCGTCACATGACAGTGTAAGTGCAATGTCGCCATACTTTGCCCTGGTAAGAGTTATTTACTAGCAAGAATAATCATGTCATTAATAAAATGCAAAGAGTTGACTTATCtttcctgaga from the Thamnophis elegans isolate rThaEle1 chromosome 5, rThaEle1.pri, whole genome shotgun sequence genome contains:
- the RWDD3 gene encoding RWD domain-containing protein 3 isoform X1, encoding MSALALEELSAVAAIYCGREECEVLEVSETNGISFRIQTSVKGPSGADVLLKLLFHLPLSYPSSLPNISLNSEQLTRTQCLAVRARLLEEAASHLSQPMVHDLVLWIEQNFQSVIKEAEIPSCSGQNTPSVKTPEDEDIWTVLLHLDHMRAKGKYIKMVEKWCRDLDLAGRLMFMGKMILILLQGDKRNIKEYLILQKTSKVDVDSSGKKCKEKMMSVLFETKVEAEHRRFQAFEVKEYSTLDDLQREFEATGLAKLFSEFVSAQLK
- the RWDD3 gene encoding RWD domain-containing protein 3 isoform X2: MRETNGISFRIQTSVKGPSGADVLLKLLFHLPLSYPSSLPNISLNSEQLTRTQCLAVRARLLEEAASHLSQPMVHDLVLWIEQNFQSVIKEAEIPSCSGQNTPSVKTPEDEDIWTVLLHLDHMRAKGKYIKMVEKWCRDLDLAGRLMFMGKMILILLQGDKRNIKEYLILQKTSKVDVDSSGKKCKEKMMSVLFETKVEAEHRRFQAFEVKEYSTLDDLQREFEATGLAKLFSEFVSAQLK